The nucleotide window GAACAGCCCAGCGCCGTACATGTGATCGATGACGGCACGGCTTTTCCTGGCCAGAGCCATGACGGCGCGCGCGCCATTCACGTCGGTTGCCAGGCCGCCGATAAGTGGCAGGTGGGCCTCGCGCAGCACTTCGGCGGCGCGATCCAGCGCGGCGTCCATGCCCGCGCTTGCGCCCGCGATCCGCGGCGTCGCGCGGGTGCCCGGTGGCGCCTGGGCGAAGCCGCGGCGGCTTAAGTCGCAGCCGTTCTCGGTTACCTCGACACCGCTGTCATCGAGCCGGACGCGCAGGTCGTCGCAGCCTAGTCCGCACAGCGGACACACGACATTTTCGAACTCGGCAGTTTCGACTTGGGCGGTCTCGAACGGGGCGGATGAATCTATCTCGGCCATACGCCGTGTGGCTCCTGGATTTCGACAGGCCCGGGATTTTAACAGGCTCAGGGTTTGTCAGCCCCGGGGTTTTGCACGTAACGATGCATTCGCCGCATGCGGGGCCATGAGCTGCGGAATGCATTAAGAACCAGGCTGGGCAAGGCAATCTAGAGGGCAAGGATAATGCC belongs to Gammaproteobacteria bacterium and includes:
- a CDS encoding formylmethanofuran dehydrogenase subunit B: MAEIDSSAPFETAQVETAEFENVVCPLCGLGCDDLRVRLDDSGVEVTENGCDLSRRGFAQAPPGTRATPRIAGASAGMDAALDRAAEVLREAHLPLIGGLATDVNGARAVMALARKSRAVIDHMYGAGLFRNQQILQDDGWMTTSLTEVRNRADLVVVAGARAFELFPRLLERIFNPQSCALAQDTQ